CCCGGCTGATCCCGCCTCGGTGCAGACCCACCCCGTCACTCCCGCGGAGGGAGACCCCACGGGGTGCGGCGACGTGTGGGGCATCACCTGCTTTGCATCCCTTCTTGCCGGCTGCACGATTCCGCACGCCGTCTCCCGCGCTCACGCCGCCGCACTCCGCAAGCTCTCGCACCGCGGCGCCACGGGACTCTACGAGCACCTGGCCGCATCGACCTGACGGTCCGCCGCGCTCAGTACGTGCGCAGATCTTCGACCGAAACCCCGAAGATGCTGGCGATGCGCTCCAGGGTTGCCCGATGCGGGGTCTTGACCTCGCCCCGCTCGATCCTGCCGATCTCCTTCACCGAAATCCCGGGAAAGTCCGACTGCTTGAGCCCGCGCAGATTGCGGAGCCGGCGCACCGACCCGCCTACATCGTCATCCCGGCCGATCTCCGCGCGCTTCACCCGGCGCCGGTACGCGGGATCGAACTCGTAGAGGACGGCGTCGACCGCAGCCTCGTACTCGCCGAACCGCACGCCGATCCCGTGATCGACGGGCTCGAAATCCGAGAAGTCCGGCCGCGCGCTCGCGTGCGGGGAGCCGAACCACCCGAACGGTACGATGACCGTATCCAGATTGCCGCGATACAGCATGACCAGTTCGCTCACCCCATCGACGGCAACCCCGATCACGCGGTCTGCCCGATCATCGCTGGCCAGTGCCTCCAGCAGTTCGTTCGTCGCAAGCATCTGAACTCCGTCTCCCGGCGCCAACACGCGCGCAAACAGGTCCTGGTAGATGGTGCGCTGTCCCGCGGTGAGCGGGTGCAGCACGAGCACCTTGTGAAGCCTGGATCGAGGTTTCCTGGCCCTGTACTCCAGGGCGGCGCCCACTAACTGAGTGATGTCCGCCGGCGTGTGCGCGATGCACAGCAGATCCGCCGTCGACGAGCCGCCCCACTGATCGAGTTCGTTCCTAGCGCCCGCCCGTCGCGCCGGGAGGTCGGCCAACGCCGCGGCGGGGCCCCATCCCGTTCCCAAGAGCAGGAATTCCTCATTCATCGAGCACCTCCTTCGAAGCAACGGGGTTGTGGGGATGCAGCATGTTCCACGCGTTCGTCAACAGCACGATGTTCTCGCACGCGA
The Longimicrobium sp. DNA segment above includes these coding regions:
- a CDS encoding helix-turn-helix transcriptional regulator, whose protein sequence is MNEEFLLLGTGWGPAAALADLPARRAGARNELDQWGGSSTADLLCIAHTPADITQLVGAALEYRARKPRSRLHKVLVLHPLTAGQRTIYQDLFARVLAPGDGVQMLATNELLEALASDDRADRVIGVAVDGVSELVMLYRGNLDTVIVPFGWFGSPHASARPDFSDFEPVDHGIGVRFGEYEAAVDAVLYEFDPAYRRRVKRAEIGRDDDVGGSVRRLRNLRGLKQSDFPGISVKEIGRIERGEVKTPHRATLERIASIFGVSVEDLRTY